From Gloeocapsopsis sp. IPPAS B-1203, a single genomic window includes:
- a CDS encoding GlsB/YeaQ/YmgE family stress response membrane protein has product MEFLAWIVLGLIAGAIAKAIYPGHQGGGILATIVLGILGALIGGWLGSALFPGAGAAGAAAGALTIPSIIFAVLGAIILLFIWGLITRRTA; this is encoded by the coding sequence ATGGAATTTCTAGCATGGATCGTTTTAGGTCTTATAGCTGGTGCGATCGCAAAAGCAATTTATCCTGGACATCAAGGTGGCGGGATTCTAGCAACAATTGTCTTAGGTATTTTGGGTGCATTAATTGGTGGTTGGCTAGGTAGTGCCCTTTTTCCAGGGGCAGGGGCGGCAGGTGCAGCTGCAGGCGCGTTGACTATACCCAGTATTATTTTTGCAGTCCTAGGCGCAATTATTCTTCTCTTCATTTGGGGCTTAATTACTCGTCGTACTGCATAA
- a CDS encoding glutathione S-transferase family protein → MLELYQFELSQYSEKVRLILDFKGLAYRKIEVTPGVGQLELFRLTGQRQVPVLKDGSQYIADSTEIAKYLERKYPDRPIIPSDPKQRAVCLLIEEWADESIGMKSRKALFGALSQSENYRKSLLPMATPDLVKTLIGVVPNDVLKVLGFGVGYGPDVVKSAEEDLKQDLEVLCLLLAENSYLVGDQPTLADLAVAGLSMLLRFPDGSYLELPATLKGKGIPGLGDNIAYQSFFDWRDRLYKQYRKPLTAVSTVGSTPTSIQID, encoded by the coding sequence ATGCTGGAATTGTACCAATTTGAACTATCGCAATACTCAGAAAAAGTTCGTTTGATTTTAGATTTCAAAGGGTTGGCATATCGCAAAATCGAAGTTACCCCTGGAGTTGGGCAGTTAGAGCTTTTTCGCTTGACAGGTCAAAGGCAAGTACCCGTATTAAAGGATGGCAGTCAATATATTGCTGACTCTACAGAAATTGCCAAATATCTGGAACGTAAATATCCGGATCGCCCAATCATTCCTTCAGACCCGAAACAACGTGCTGTGTGCTTACTGATTGAAGAATGGGCAGACGAATCAATTGGGATGAAAAGCCGCAAAGCCTTGTTTGGCGCATTGAGTCAAAGTGAGAACTACCGAAAGTCATTGTTACCTATGGCTACACCTGACCTAGTGAAAACACTGATAGGAGTTGTACCTAATGATGTTTTAAAAGTCCTTGGTTTTGGTGTTGGATATGGACCAGATGTTGTTAAATCAGCTGAGGAAGACTTGAAACAAGATTTGGAAGTTCTTTGTTTACTGCTAGCTGAAAATTCTTATTTAGTTGGAGATCAACCAACACTTGCAGACTTAGCTGTTGCTGGTTTGTCTATGTTACTAAGATTTCCTGATGGATCTTACCTAGAATTACCCGCAACTTTGAAAGGAAAAGGAATTCCTGGTCTAGGCGATAATATTGCTTATCAGTCATTTTTTGACTGGCGCGATCGCTTATATAAGCAATACCGTAAACCTTTAACAGCAGTGAGTACAGTAGGCTCTACACCAACCTCAATTCAAATCGATTAA
- a CDS encoding ATP-binding protein has protein sequence MNSAQPLGSVTHGSLSQGLEVRLHPDVSVEDMRVGKFLIVEGVRSRFFCMLTDVALSTSSNRIVANPPSPNDDFLRDVLAGSGTYGTINLTPMLMFTPEEEGSKRDLHLNGSNGSSLASFQPQSSSNMELLPVKTIPSHFSQVHEASERDFRAVFGWEDDPHRRNFAIGQPLDMDVPICLDLDRFVERSNGVFGKSGTGKSFLTRLLLSGIIRKRAAVNLIFDMHSEYGWEAVSEGKQFSTVKGLRQLFPGQVQMYTLDPESTKRRGVRDAQELYLSYDQIEIEDIRLVGQELNLSEASLDNANILFSEFGKSWILQLLNMTNEEIQMFCDEKRGHKGSLLALQRKLMRLENLKYMRSACPHNYVEQILQSLEAGKHVVVEFGSQSDMLSYMLVTNMITRRIHRAYVRKAEKFLQSKNASDRPTQLVITIEEAHRFLDPSVVGQTIFGTIAREMRKYFVTLLVVDQRPSGIDNEVMSQIGTRITALLNDEKDIDAIFTGVSGGQSLRSVLAKLDSKQQALILGHAVPMPVVVRTRPYDTQFYTEIGDVAWEEKSDSEVFAAAELAKADLGF, from the coding sequence ATGAATTCGGCACAGCCATTAGGGTCAGTCACACACGGATCGCTCAGCCAGGGGTTAGAAGTGAGATTGCATCCAGATGTTTCTGTAGAAGATATGCGGGTAGGAAAATTCCTGATCGTTGAAGGCGTGCGATCGCGTTTCTTCTGTATGCTAACCGATGTTGCTCTCTCAACTTCTAGCAACCGAATTGTTGCCAATCCTCCTAGCCCTAATGATGATTTCTTAAGAGATGTGCTAGCCGGAAGTGGAACTTATGGCACGATTAACCTGACTCCAATGTTGATGTTTACACCAGAGGAAGAAGGCTCAAAGAGGGACTTGCATCTTAATGGTAGTAATGGCAGTTCTTTAGCTTCATTTCAGCCACAGAGTAGCAGTAATATGGAACTTCTACCTGTGAAGACGATTCCAAGTCACTTTAGTCAAGTTCATGAAGCTTCTGAACGTGATTTTCGGGCAGTATTTGGTTGGGAAGACGATCCGCACCGTCGTAACTTTGCGATCGGTCAACCATTAGACATGGACGTGCCAATTTGTCTTGATTTGGATCGTTTTGTAGAACGAAGTAACGGCGTATTTGGTAAATCTGGTACTGGTAAATCATTTTTAACTCGCTTGCTGTTATCAGGAATTATCCGCAAACGTGCCGCAGTTAACTTAATCTTTGATATGCACTCTGAATATGGTTGGGAAGCTGTATCAGAAGGAAAACAATTTAGTACAGTAAAAGGCTTGCGTCAGTTATTTCCTGGACAAGTGCAAATGTATACTCTTGATCCAGAGTCAACCAAACGCCGTGGAGTTCGCGACGCCCAAGAACTCTATCTGAGTTATGACCAGATAGAAATTGAGGATATTCGCTTAGTTGGACAAGAATTAAATTTGTCGGAAGCAAGTTTAGATAACGCTAACATTCTTTTCAGTGAATTTGGTAAATCCTGGATTCTTCAGTTGTTAAATATGACCAATGAGGAAATTCAGATGTTTTGTGATGAAAAGCGGGGTCACAAGGGTTCCCTTCTAGCGTTACAGCGTAAACTGATGCGCTTGGAAAACCTCAAATATATGCGTTCTGCTTGTCCGCACAATTATGTCGAGCAAATTCTTCAGTCTCTTGAAGCGGGTAAACACGTTGTTGTCGAGTTTGGTTCGCAATCAGATATGCTTTCTTATATGCTGGTGACAAATATGATTACACGTCGCATCCACCGCGCATACGTTCGTAAAGCAGAGAAGTTTTTACAATCCAAAAATGCCAGCGATCGCCCAACTCAATTAGTCATTACCATCGAAGAAGCGCACCGCTTTCTCGATCCTAGTGTTGTCGGACAAACAATTTTCGGCACAATTGCCCGAGAGATGCGCAAATACTTTGTTACTTTACTTGTTGTAGACCAGCGCCCTTCGGGAATTGATAACGAAGTGATGTCCCAAATAGGAACTAGAATTACAGCATTACTCAACGACGAAAAAGATATTGATGCTATCTTTACTGGTGTTTCTGGAGGACAAAGTTTAAGGTCAGTTTTGGCGAAGTTAGATTCTAAGCAACAAGCGTTGATCCTCGGTCATGCGGTACCTATGCCTGTTGTTGTGCGTACTCGCCCATATGATACTCAATTCTATACAGAAATTGGGGATGTTGCTTGGGAAGAGAAATCTGATTCAGAAGTCTTTGCAGCGGCTGAATTGGCAAAAGCAGACTTGGGCTTTTAA
- a CDS encoding ATP-binding protein, whose protein sequence is MALESEFLPDEANPLSQMEMLNADYYKSYLEVVCNNATLAIFIMDHCQQCVYMNPAAEKLTGFSLDEVRGRALHDIIHHTRPDGSHYPLEECPIDRAFPQNNQEQGEEVFVRKDGSFYPVAYTASPIREGSGIVGTIVEVRDITQEKLDEKARQELEHARTEFFSNISHEFRTPLTLMLGSLEEILAESAGLSQDKYQQADMAHRNALRLLKLVNTLLDFSRIEAGRTQATYEPTDLATLTAELASTFRAAVERTGMRLVVDCPPLPELVYVDQQMWEKIVLNLLSNAFKFTFSGKIEISLKMRKNSTQNYIELAVQDTGIGIPAAEIPHLFERFHRVKEAQGRSYEGSGIGLSLVQELVKLHGGTVTVNSTVGQGSCFTVFIPTGYVHLPQDRISPHNTSITLAASAYVEEALRWLPNESSEFSVLNSELSSESSLQNSTFKTQNSPTARILLADDNADMREYVKRLLNQRYTVETVADGIAALHTIEQNSPDLVLTDLMMPHMDGLELLQALRANSQTREIPIILLSAQAGEESRIKGLAAGADDYLIKPFSARELLARVEANLSMAQLRQQTAQREYELRVAAETASENLETVLASINDVFMTFDRDWYYTYVNRRTMETSGMRREDFMGKTLWDVFPDLIDTQFNTELQRAVTEQISVQFEFFYPKWQRWFENRVYPSANGVSMFTTEITDRKQAEAALQESEARFRQMAETIHDVFWLWNLQENRHLYISPAYERMWGRSRESLYQDHRLWIETIHPEDREEVKTAGVRCLQNGYFEQEYRVVRPDGSICWVSDRGFVIRDDNGQPYRIAGVAQDITERKQIEQEREYLLASEKAARESAETANRVKDEFLAVLSHELRSPLNPILGWVNLLQSRKFDEQTTAKALATIERNAKLQTQLIEDLLDVSRILRGKMVLNVTHVDLINVIEAALETVRLAAAAKNIQIQKVFASEVLVSGDSNRLQQVVWNLLSNAVKFTPTGGRIEVHLQQLESIAQIQVKDTGKGIHNNFLPYVFEYFRQEDGTTTRKFGGLGLGLAIVRQITELHGGYVKAESLGEGQGATFTVQFPLPQNDSQDNEQKKNHSSCVLHLQGVRILVVDDEVDMQELVLAILEQYGAKVRIAASAADALLTLDSFLPNILISDIGMPDVDGYMLMRQVRQRSRIPAIALTAYAGEYDQQQALAAGFQDHLAKPVEPEKLVQAIANLINRNE, encoded by the coding sequence ATGGCATTGGAAAGTGAATTCCTCCCTGACGAAGCTAACCCTCTGTCACAAATGGAGATGCTTAACGCAGATTACTACAAAAGTTATCTAGAAGTTGTCTGTAATAATGCTACATTAGCGATCTTCATCATGGATCATTGCCAGCAATGTGTCTATATGAATCCTGCAGCAGAGAAGCTGACAGGCTTCAGCCTTGATGAAGTAAGAGGACGGGCTTTGCATGACATTATCCACCATACGCGTCCTGATGGTAGTCATTATCCACTCGAAGAATGTCCGATAGATCGTGCATTTCCGCAAAACAATCAAGAACAAGGCGAAGAAGTCTTTGTTCGTAAAGATGGCAGCTTCTATCCTGTTGCTTACACTGCAAGTCCAATCCGCGAAGGTAGTGGAATTGTGGGAACAATTGTCGAAGTGCGTGACATTACCCAAGAGAAATTAGATGAAAAGGCACGACAAGAACTAGAACATGCTCGTACAGAGTTTTTTAGCAATATTAGCCATGAATTCCGCACACCGCTGACACTAATGTTGGGTTCATTGGAAGAAATCCTGGCTGAATCTGCAGGATTATCTCAAGACAAATACCAACAAGCAGACATGGCGCATCGCAACGCACTACGCTTGCTTAAGCTAGTCAATACCCTGCTTGATTTTTCTCGCATTGAAGCTGGACGCACACAAGCTACATACGAACCCACAGATCTTGCTACACTTACTGCCGAATTGGCAAGTACTTTTCGTGCTGCGGTAGAACGCACCGGAATGCGTTTAGTGGTTGATTGTCCCCCACTTCCTGAACTTGTATATGTCGATCAACAGATGTGGGAAAAGATTGTTTTAAATTTACTCTCCAATGCGTTCAAATTTACTTTTAGCGGGAAAATTGAAATTTCCCTAAAAATGAGGAAAAATTCAACTCAAAACTATATTGAGCTAGCAGTACAAGACACAGGTATTGGCATTCCAGCAGCAGAAATTCCACATCTATTTGAACGGTTTCATCGCGTGAAAGAAGCGCAGGGGCGCAGTTACGAAGGCTCTGGCATTGGTCTATCGCTTGTGCAAGAATTAGTGAAGTTACACGGTGGAACAGTTACAGTCAACAGCACAGTAGGTCAAGGTAGTTGTTTCACAGTGTTCATCCCGACTGGGTACGTCCATCTCCCTCAAGATCGCATTAGTCCTCACAACACATCAATAACATTAGCAGCATCTGCGTATGTAGAAGAAGCCTTACGCTGGCTACCAAATGAGAGTTCTGAGTTCTCAGTTTTGAATTCTGAGTTAAGTTCTGAATCTTCACTTCAAAACTCAACATTCAAAACTCAAAACTCTCCAACTGCACGGATTCTCTTAGCCGATGATAATGCAGATATGCGTGAATATGTCAAGCGATTGCTGAATCAGCGATATACAGTAGAGACGGTTGCTGATGGAATTGCTGCCCTTCATACTATCGAACAAAACTCGCCAGATTTGGTGTTGACCGATCTCATGATGCCCCACATGGACGGGCTTGAGTTATTACAGGCTTTACGTGCCAATTCGCAAACAAGAGAAATACCAATTATTCTGCTATCTGCACAAGCTGGTGAAGAGTCACGCATTAAAGGTTTGGCAGCAGGTGCTGATGACTATCTTATTAAACCATTTTCGGCTCGCGAACTATTAGCACGAGTTGAAGCTAATCTCAGTATGGCACAGTTACGCCAACAGACAGCTCAGCGCGAGTATGAGTTGCGTGTTGCGGCAGAAACTGCTAGCGAGAATTTAGAGACGGTTTTAGCAAGTATTAACGATGTCTTTATGACGTTTGATCGCGACTGGTACTATACCTATGTCAATCGCCGCACCATGGAAACTTCTGGAATGCGTCGAGAAGACTTTATGGGGAAAACGCTTTGGGATGTCTTTCCTGATTTGATAGATACGCAGTTTAATACCGAACTACAACGTGCAGTAACTGAGCAAATATCGGTTCAATTTGAATTTTTCTATCCAAAATGGCAGCGTTGGTTCGAGAATCGAGTTTATCCTTCTGCCAACGGCGTTTCTATGTTTACCACTGAGATTACAGATCGCAAACAGGCTGAAGCAGCACTACAAGAAAGCGAAGCGCGATTTCGCCAAATGGCAGAGACAATTCATGATGTGTTTTGGCTATGGAACCTGCAGGAAAATCGCCATCTCTACATCAGCCCTGCCTATGAACGAATGTGGGGACGATCCCGCGAAAGTTTGTATCAAGATCATCGTTTGTGGATTGAAACAATTCATCCGGAAGACCGAGAAGAGGTAAAAACTGCAGGGGTACGATGTCTGCAAAACGGTTATTTTGAGCAAGAATATCGTGTAGTGCGACCTGATGGTTCGATTTGTTGGGTCAGCGATCGCGGTTTTGTGATTCGCGACGATAATGGACAGCCATATCGCATTGCTGGAGTTGCCCAAGATATTACCGAACGTAAACAAATTGAACAAGAACGCGAATATCTACTAGCGAGTGAAAAAGCTGCACGAGAATCAGCCGAAACCGCAAACCGAGTTAAAGATGAATTTTTGGCAGTCCTATCACACGAGTTGCGATCGCCCCTCAATCCCATCCTCGGCTGGGTAAATCTCTTGCAATCACGTAAATTTGACGAACAAACTACTGCTAAAGCTTTAGCAACAATTGAACGTAATGCTAAGTTACAAACGCAACTGATTGAAGACTTACTCGATGTCTCGCGGATTTTACGCGGTAAAATGGTTCTTAATGTTACTCATGTAGATTTAATCAATGTCATTGAGGCGGCGTTGGAAACTGTCCGGTTAGCCGCAGCAGCCAAAAACATCCAAATTCAAAAAGTCTTTGCCTCAGAAGTCTTAGTTTCTGGTGACAGTAATCGCCTGCAACAAGTTGTATGGAATTTATTATCGAATGCTGTTAAGTTCACTCCAACAGGTGGACGTATTGAAGTTCATTTGCAACAACTTGAAAGCATTGCACAGATTCAAGTCAAGGATACTGGTAAGGGAATTCATAACAATTTTTTACCTTATGTATTTGAATACTTCCGTCAAGAGGATGGCACAACCACTCGTAAATTTGGAGGACTTGGGTTAGGACTGGCGATCGTTCGCCAAATCACTGAGTTACATGGCGGTTATGTCAAAGCTGAAAGTCTTGGTGAAGGACAAGGCGCAACTTTTACTGTGCAATTCCCACTACCACAAAATGACTCACAAGACAACGAGCAAAAGAAAAATCACTCTTCATGTGTTTTACATTTACAAGGCGTTCGTATTCTTGTTGTAGATGATGAAGTTGATATGCAAGAATTGGTGCTAGCAATCTTAGAACAGTATGGAGCCAAAGTCCGCATTGCTGCATCAGCAGCAGACGCATTACTAACCCTTGATTCATTTTTACCTAATATCTTAATTAGCGATATTGGCATGCCAGATGTTGATGGCTATATGCTGATGCGACAAGTAAGACAGCGTTCTAGAATTCCTGCAATTGCCCTTACCGCCTACGCTGGCGAGTACGATCAACAACAAGCACTCGCTGCAGGTTTTCAGGATCATCTTGCCAAGCCTGTAGAACCAGAAAAGTTGGTGCAGGCGATCGCTAACTTAATCAATCGAAACGAGTAG
- a CDS encoding DUF2079 domain-containing protein, whose protein sequence is MLFKRQKSGTRLLIGAAIAFFVLNLILGLHRYYSFYATFDQGIFNQVFWNNLHGRFFQSSLSSSLSTNVVHSGEIPEVYYHRLGQHFTPALLLWLPIYALFPSPATLTVLQVTFVTAAGLVLYALARQYLTPAIAAMITASFYAANAVLGPTQSNFHDISQIPLFVFGLLLAMEKRWWWLFWLLAVLTLAVREDSGIVLFGVGFYLIASRRYPRIGLVVCTLSFGYMLLLTNAIMPLFSQDISRRFMLERFGQYADGPEASTLDIIWGMVSNPWRLIVELFTPFFGTIKYLIGQWLPLAFVPAVAPASWAIAGFPLLKLFLGQGQSVLAINIRYAMTVVPGLFYGAILWWAQHPRKFKPAFRRFWVICICLSLFFSFTSSASSLNRSFYFLLPDSFNPWVYISLPQQWRHVRQVRSLLNQIPADAGVSATTYIVPHLSSRREILRWPMLQLRNDAREVIEVEYAIADLWQLQQYQAAFNEERQLLQTSITTIDQLTNSQQYGIIDFRDGIILMQRGVASQPQAIAAWLTLRQQILKSKV, encoded by the coding sequence ATGTTATTTAAACGGCAGAAGTCAGGAACCAGGTTATTGATTGGGGCAGCGATCGCATTTTTTGTGCTGAACTTAATCTTGGGCTTGCACCGCTACTATAGCTTTTATGCAACGTTTGACCAAGGCATTTTTAACCAAGTATTCTGGAACAACCTCCACGGTAGATTTTTTCAAAGTTCGCTGTCTTCGAGTCTATCTACAAACGTCGTTCATAGTGGCGAAATTCCTGAAGTTTACTATCACCGTTTAGGACAACACTTCACGCCAGCATTACTACTGTGGCTACCAATCTATGCGCTGTTTCCTTCGCCAGCAACTTTAACTGTTTTACAAGTTACATTCGTGACTGCGGCGGGTTTAGTGTTGTATGCCTTAGCACGACAGTATCTCACACCCGCGATCGCCGCCATGATTACTGCTAGCTTCTACGCTGCGAATGCGGTTTTAGGTCCAACACAATCCAACTTTCATGATATCAGTCAAATTCCTCTGTTTGTTTTTGGGCTACTATTAGCGATGGAAAAACGCTGGTGGTGGCTATTTTGGCTACTTGCAGTCTTAACTTTAGCAGTGCGGGAAGATAGCGGGATTGTGTTGTTTGGAGTTGGCTTTTATTTAATTGCCAGTAGGCGCTATCCGCGTATTGGGCTTGTAGTATGTACGCTCAGCTTTGGGTATATGCTGTTACTCACAAATGCGATTATGCCGCTGTTTTCGCAAGATATTTCCCGTCGCTTCATGTTAGAAAGGTTTGGACAGTATGCCGATGGTCCAGAAGCTTCAACATTAGATATTATTTGGGGAATGGTGAGTAACCCGTGGCGGTTGATTGTTGAATTATTTACGCCCTTTTTTGGCACAATTAAATACTTAATTGGTCAATGGTTGCCGTTAGCATTTGTACCTGCTGTTGCACCAGCATCGTGGGCGATCGCGGGTTTTCCGTTGCTAAAATTATTTTTAGGTCAGGGACAATCAGTGTTAGCGATCAACATTCGCTATGCAATGACTGTCGTACCAGGTTTATTTTATGGGGCAATTCTTTGGTGGGCGCAGCATCCCAGAAAATTTAAACCTGCATTTCGTCGCTTTTGGGTAATTTGTATTTGTTTATCGCTGTTTTTCTCATTTACTTCCAGCGCTTCAAGCCTCAATCGCAGTTTTTACTTTTTACTACCTGATTCGTTTAACCCTTGGGTTTACATTTCACTACCCCAGCAGTGGCGTCACGTCAGACAAGTGCGATCGCTACTTAATCAAATTCCTGCAGATGCTGGCGTGTCTGCAACGACTTATATAGTACCGCATCTTTCGAGTCGTCGTGAAATTTTACGTTGGCCTATGTTGCAGTTGCGTAACGATGCACGAGAAGTTATTGAAGTAGAGTATGCGATCGCAGATTTATGGCAATTACAGCAATATCAAGCCGCATTTAACGAAGAACGACAACTATTACAAACTAGCATCACGACAATCGATCAACTTACCAATAGCCAACAATATGGAATTATTGATTTTCGAGATGGTATCATTCTGATGCAACGTGGTGTGGCATCGCAACCACAAGCAATCGCAGCATGGTTGACTTTGCGACAACAAATTTTAAAGTCAAAGGTTTGA
- a CDS encoding SH3 domain-containing protein: MKKYLILLGLGAISLSITIPSKAEACRNYVIEDGYVNVRTGPSTQHSIVGRAYEGSDVNVVGKSGGWLRITYPHNGWVSGNMIGTDCRRLPATNSGGRYPYTEKLSMNNGEILITIRQTPTWAELTKQERKSARENMWWDYLGEYGSGPLTVDFYTSRGYHIAQYSSRCRGRCFTKE, translated from the coding sequence ATGAAAAAATATTTGATTTTACTAGGATTAGGAGCCATTTCGTTAAGTATTACGATTCCATCAAAAGCTGAAGCTTGCCGTAACTATGTTATTGAAGATGGTTATGTAAATGTCCGCACAGGTCCTAGTACACAACATTCTATTGTGGGACGTGCTTATGAAGGTAGCGATGTCAATGTTGTAGGTAAATCAGGAGGTTGGCTGAGAATTACTTACCCCCACAATGGCTGGGTAAGTGGAAATATGATTGGCACAGATTGTCGTCGATTACCTGCTACTAATTCTGGAGGTCGTTATCCATACACAGAAAAATTAAGTATGAATAATGGGGAGATTTTAATTACTATTAGACAAACACCTACTTGGGCTGAGTTAACCAAGCAAGAACGTAAAAGTGCTAGAGAAAATATGTGGTGGGACTATCTTGGTGAGTATGGTTCTGGACCATTGACAGTAGATTTCTATACTTCTCGCGGATATCATATTGCGCAATATAGTTCTCGTTGTAGAGGACGTTGTTTTACAAAAGAATAA
- a CDS encoding TldD/PmbA family protein, which yields MSSPLADAQNLLTDLIARYAPRVDYLMIRLEESEGTDILLRGDKVETLSEGISIGGQVRACYKGGWGLSSFNQLETISERIEEAVLAARIVGDEETQLAEVKPVQDNCFVPLSGTDPRLISLATKKALCDRYSNILKSVDSRITTTSVRYSDSAQRIILASSEGTLIEQAWVDMEMRFAATARNGDTVQTGRETTGSRKAYEDLTSLDEQVTGAAQRAIAALSLPPVKGNIYTVVIDPILSGLFVHEAFGHLSEADMAYENPDLLEAMSLGRRFGPEELQIFDGAAPAGHRGSYFYDDEGTPATTTQLIEDGVLVGRLHSRETAGKLDETATGNARCLNYHYAPIVRMTNTWIEPGKTPVADLFTGIKEGVYARNWLGGMTNGEMFTFSAGEAWMIRNGQIAEPVRDVTLSGNVFQTLADIEAIGDDFYWDESGGCGKGGQNGLPVGCGGPSLRIRDVVVGGEAV from the coding sequence ATGTCCTCACCACTAGCTGATGCTCAAAATTTATTAACCGATTTGATTGCGCGGTATGCGCCCCGTGTTGATTATCTAATGATTCGCCTTGAGGAATCAGAAGGAACAGATATTTTACTGCGTGGCGACAAGGTAGAAACACTCAGTGAAGGAATTTCGATTGGCGGACAAGTACGGGCTTGCTACAAAGGTGGTTGGGGTTTAAGTAGCTTTAACCAGTTAGAAACGATTAGCGAAAGAATCGAGGAAGCCGTTTTAGCAGCGCGGATCGTTGGAGATGAAGAAACGCAACTAGCTGAAGTTAAACCTGTGCAAGATAACTGTTTTGTGCCATTGAGTGGTACTGATCCCCGCTTGATTTCTTTAGCAACAAAAAAAGCATTGTGCGATCGCTACAGCAATATCCTTAAAAGTGTAGACTCGCGCATCACAACAACTTCAGTACGTTACAGCGATAGCGCCCAGCGAATCATCCTTGCAAGTTCCGAAGGGACTTTGATCGAACAAGCTTGGGTAGATATGGAAATGCGTTTTGCTGCTACTGCAAGAAACGGCGATACAGTACAAACCGGAAGAGAAACGACAGGTTCGCGCAAAGCTTATGAAGATCTTACAAGTTTAGACGAACAAGTTACTGGGGCAGCGCAACGGGCGATCGCAGCTTTATCCTTACCACCAGTTAAAGGTAACATTTATACCGTCGTTATCGACCCTATTTTAAGTGGTTTATTTGTCCACGAAGCCTTTGGTCATCTTTCAGAAGCAGACATGGCTTACGAAAATCCTGATTTGCTAGAAGCGATGAGTCTTGGACGCAGATTTGGACCTGAAGAGTTGCAAATTTTTGATGGTGCTGCACCTGCGGGACATCGTGGTAGTTACTTTTATGATGATGAGGGTACGCCGGCAACAACGACGCAACTAATTGAAGACGGTGTGTTAGTCGGGCGCTTGCACTCTCGCGAAACCGCTGGCAAATTGGATGAAACAGCAACAGGTAATGCGCGGTGTCTCAATTACCACTATGCACCGATTGTCCGCATGACAAATACCTGGATTGAACCAGGAAAAACCCCTGTGGCAGATTTGTTTACTGGGATTAAAGAAGGAGTCTATGCGCGTAACTGGTTAGGGGGAATGACAAACGGTGAAATGTTTACATTTAGTGCGGGTGAAGCATGGATGATTCGCAACGGACAAATTGCCGAACCTGTGCGCGATGTGACGTTATCAGGTAATGTGTTTCAAACTTTGGCAGATATTGAAGCGATCGGCGATGATTTCTATTGGGATGAATCTGGCGGTTGTGGTAAAGGCGGACAAAATGGTTTACCTGTAGGTTGTGGTGGTCCTAGTCTGCGAATTCGCGATGTCGTTGTTGGTGGTGAAGCAGTGTAG
- a CDS encoding Uma2 family endonuclease yields the protein MSIETTEQTQTWDNVDWQPPMPPTDLIFDDGEPLETNRHRIAMNVLIRSLKHHWAERTDFFTGGNMFIYYSSRQAKNRDFRGPDFFVVLGVDSNPSRLGWVVWEEGGRYPDVIIELLSASTKEVDLGAKKTLYEQVFRTRDYFVFDPFDANSLQGWHLDLDQGYQPIAANEQNLLWSHTLGLWLGTWTGIVEDDNTTWLRFYDSSGLVLLPEEAERQRAETERQRAETERQKSERLAAKLRELGEDPDLL from the coding sequence ATGTCAATCGAGACAACTGAACAAACCCAAACTTGGGATAATGTAGATTGGCAGCCTCCTATGCCACCTACAGACTTAATTTTCGACGATGGAGAACCCTTGGAAACGAATCGCCATCGAATTGCTATGAATGTGTTGATCCGTTCGTTAAAACATCACTGGGCTGAACGTACGGATTTTTTTACAGGTGGCAATATGTTTATCTATTACAGCAGCCGCCAAGCTAAAAATCGCGATTTTCGCGGACCTGATTTTTTTGTTGTGTTAGGAGTCGATAGCAATCCTTCTCGTCTTGGCTGGGTTGTCTGGGAAGAAGGCGGACGTTACCCTGATGTCATTATCGAATTACTTTCTGCAAGTACCAAGGAAGTTGACTTAGGAGCAAAGAAAACTTTATATGAACAGGTATTTAGAACACGCGACTATTTTGTGTTCGATCCTTTTGACGCTAACTCACTACAAGGATGGCATTTAGATCTTGATCAAGGCTATCAACCTATTGCAGCTAATGAGCAAAACTTACTGTGGAGTCACACTTTAGGTTTATGGTTAGGTACGTGGACTGGAATAGTTGAAGATGATAACACTACATGGCTGCGGTTTTATGACTCATCTGGACTTGTGTTGTTACCTGAAGAAGCTGAACGTCAACGCGCTGAAACTGAACGTCAACGCGCTGAAACTGAACGCCAAAAATCTGAAAGACTTGCAGCAAAATTACGTGAGTTGGGTGAAGATCCAGATCTTTTGTAA